The Methylomarinum vadi genome has a window encoding:
- a CDS encoding dihydroorotate dehydrogenase-like protein, with translation MDLSTRYLGLTLKHPVIASSSPLSETLEGIKLLEDSGASAVVMFSLFEEQIRYENEAFDYLLDSGCDSFAESLNYFPHIDRSPKEPDHYLKLVSKAVEATDIPIIGSLNGVTSEGWIDYARQIQDAGAHALELNIFFIPTDIDMLPSDVEQRYFDILQAVKSSVSIPVAIKLSPFFSSIGNMAKRLDEAGADGLVLFNRFYQPDIDLDRLQVDSRASLSTPEEIRLPLLWIAVLYGRIEASLAASRGVHSAKEIVKYLLAGADVVTVASALMKHGPQHLQTLVNDLEQWLSARNYHSLDEVRGVMSRLNATNPEAFERVNYIKILESFDNTLAGGNYAATP, from the coding sequence ATGGATTTATCAACCCGCTACCTGGGCCTGACCTTGAAACACCCCGTCATCGCTTCTTCGTCTCCGCTGTCGGAGACACTGGAAGGGATTAAATTATTGGAGGATTCGGGCGCCTCGGCGGTCGTGATGTTTTCGCTTTTCGAGGAACAAATCCGCTACGAAAACGAAGCCTTCGACTATTTGTTGGACTCGGGCTGCGACAGCTTCGCCGAATCATTGAACTATTTCCCTCATATCGACCGCTCGCCGAAAGAGCCAGATCATTACTTGAAACTGGTCAGCAAGGCTGTCGAGGCCACCGACATTCCGATCATCGGCAGCCTGAACGGTGTTACCAGCGAGGGTTGGATCGATTATGCCAGACAGATTCAGGATGCGGGCGCCCATGCCTTGGAGCTGAATATCTTTTTCATCCCGACCGATATCGACATGCTCCCGAGCGATGTCGAGCAACGTTATTTCGACATACTGCAAGCGGTGAAAAGTTCAGTATCGATTCCGGTCGCCATCAAATTGAGTCCGTTTTTCAGCTCGATCGGCAATATGGCGAAACGCTTGGATGAAGCCGGCGCCGACGGGTTGGTACTGTTCAACCGCTTTTATCAACCCGATATCGATCTGGACCGGCTGCAGGTGGATTCACGCGCCAGCCTCAGCACGCCGGAAGAGATCAGGCTGCCGCTGCTGTGGATCGCAGTGCTGTACGGCCGCATCGAGGCATCGCTAGCCGCGAGCCGCGGCGTGCATTCGGCCAAGGAAATCGTCAAATACCTACTGGCCGGGGCCGATGTCGTGACCGTCGCCTCGGCACTGATGAAACACGGCCCGCAGCATCTGCAAACCCTCGTCAATGACCTGGAACAATGGTTGTCGGCGCGCAATTACCACTCCCTGGACGAGGTCAGAGGCGTCATGAGCCGTCTTAACGCGACCAACCCGGAAGCCTTCGAGCGGGTTAACTATATCAAAATATTGGAGAGTTTCGACAATACTCTCGCCGGCGGCAATTACGCGGCGACGCCTTAA
- a CDS encoding DUF6240 domain-containing protein: MIELNTALIILMAEALAGLLVLAFALLFIFAKRKKRERVAANELITRLEEAELKRSKKLGELIKENCEIDNDKLKEILQEIRNCEHALYQQILQIFLQRDAALLKEIDRAINKLANPYCRILQETNGLVDSGTMEELERAKAQISQLKKEGKQLAEQLEKALQTMDEISTEYTRVFSGKQTELELENSSKKMLRIFQEAEKSARGSFKGLGEGGEGS; this comes from the coding sequence ATGATTGAACTCAATACGGCACTGATTATTTTAATGGCGGAAGCGTTGGCTGGTCTACTCGTCCTGGCTTTTGCGTTGTTGTTTATTTTTGCTAAAAGAAAAAAGCGGGAACGTGTAGCGGCGAATGAATTGATCACCCGGCTAGAGGAGGCGGAACTCAAACGCAGCAAAAAATTGGGTGAATTGATCAAGGAAAATTGCGAAATCGACAACGATAAACTAAAGGAAATCTTGCAGGAAATCCGCAATTGCGAGCACGCTTTGTATCAACAGATTCTGCAAATTTTTCTACAACGAGATGCAGCCTTATTGAAAGAGATTGATCGCGCCATAAACAAATTGGCAAACCCTTATTGCCGAATCCTACAAGAAACGAACGGCTTGGTCGATTCGGGAACTATGGAAGAGCTGGAACGAGCCAAGGCGCAAATCAGTCAGTTAAAAAAAGAAGGGAAACAGCTGGCCGAACAGTTGGAAAAGGCGCTGCAAACGATGGATGAGATATCTACCGAATACACCCGGGTTTTTAGCGGTAAACAAACGGAATTGGAGCTGGAAAACAGCAGCAAGAAAATGTTACGGATTTTTCAGGAAGCGGAAAAGTCTGCTCGCGGTTCTTTCAAAGGGCTTGGCGAAGGGGGAGAAGGTTCATGA
- a CDS encoding VWA domain-containing protein has product MFWVRACIGIFVLLYGTSHAVAQNSATPDIAVNVLIDVSGSMKQNDPENRRISAVKLLIHLLPDGSRAGIWMFAEGTALLSKTTSVDQEWKKKALSAVDKIHSRGIFTDIENAIQQVVKEGFGQERQKNLIVLTDGLVDISEDIMESGDSRERILSDMVPVLQQRQIKVHTIALSGQADKELLARLALDTKGWSESPQSAEQLQKIFLTMFNQAVPHDTVPLRDNKFTIDDSVKEFSLLVFKKTDAVATRLIDPDGKEHNRQHRPENMTWVEDRRYDLVTVKQPKTGEWTLDAETDPDNQVMVMTDLKLLVNDLPTHVAEGESVEVLVHFTEQGELIRRDDFLRLVQVLLVQTDALNRKSEWRMQLAPDKPGFWMQTLAQTLDKGRHTLQIIADGKTFQRKLVKTVEVMDALVKVEQSIDNEKQLFELELIPNANIIDTSKLGINAVINHGDKPVERRQLKTEGGRWLLALALPESGERVIVNFDVSAKTVRGAMIAPSIKPIIIDGSSIRALQEQQKATAQAGSEDTTANQPQSQIFPRSEQENVTEKAEIQQQNQQNSRETKVGKTIDSEEGSWAVVAGVVAGINALLLGLGFSVYKIGKKKSAEKHQQLLDRLA; this is encoded by the coding sequence ATGTTCTGGGTCAGAGCATGTATCGGTATTTTTGTACTCCTATACGGCACTTCGCACGCGGTGGCGCAAAACAGTGCAACGCCTGATATTGCCGTCAATGTGCTGATCGATGTCTCTGGCAGCATGAAACAAAACGATCCGGAAAATCGCCGCATCTCCGCGGTTAAGTTGCTTATTCATTTATTGCCGGACGGCAGTCGTGCCGGTATCTGGATGTTTGCGGAAGGGACTGCACTATTGAGCAAAACGACGTCGGTCGATCAGGAGTGGAAAAAGAAGGCTCTGTCGGCCGTCGATAAAATTCACTCACGCGGGATTTTTACCGATATCGAAAATGCCATTCAGCAAGTAGTGAAGGAAGGTTTTGGCCAGGAACGACAAAAAAATCTGATTGTGTTGACAGACGGCCTAGTGGATATATCGGAAGACATCATGGAAAGCGGAGATTCGAGGGAAAGGATCTTGAGCGACATGGTTCCGGTTTTGCAACAACGGCAAATCAAGGTGCATACGATTGCCCTGTCTGGACAAGCCGATAAAGAATTATTGGCCAGGTTGGCATTGGATACCAAAGGTTGGTCGGAGTCGCCGCAATCGGCCGAGCAATTGCAAAAAATTTTCTTGACCATGTTTAACCAGGCGGTTCCCCATGATACGGTGCCGTTGCGCGATAATAAATTCACTATCGATGACAGCGTCAAGGAATTTTCGCTGTTAGTATTCAAAAAAACAGATGCCGTGGCCACGCGCCTGATTGATCCCGACGGCAAAGAGCATAACCGGCAACACCGGCCCGAAAACATGACATGGGTCGAGGACAGACGCTATGATTTGGTTACGGTGAAACAACCTAAGACCGGCGAGTGGACGCTCGATGCGGAAACCGATCCCGACAATCAAGTCATGGTAATGACCGATTTAAAATTACTGGTCAACGATTTGCCGACTCATGTTGCCGAGGGGGAGTCGGTCGAAGTGCTTGTTCATTTTACCGAGCAGGGCGAGTTGATTCGGCGTGATGACTTTTTGCGTTTGGTACAAGTCTTATTAGTGCAAACCGATGCATTGAACAGAAAAAGCGAGTGGCGCATGCAGCTAGCGCCGGATAAGCCGGGCTTTTGGATGCAAACCCTTGCTCAAACGTTGGATAAAGGCAGGCATACGTTGCAAATCATCGCGGATGGAAAAACCTTTCAGCGTAAATTGGTCAAGACGGTCGAAGTCATGGATGCGTTAGTCAAAGTCGAACAATCGATCGATAATGAAAAGCAACTGTTCGAACTGGAATTGATACCGAATGCGAATATAATCGATACGAGCAAATTGGGTATTAATGCCGTCATTAATCATGGCGACAAACCGGTTGAGCGGAGACAGTTGAAAACTGAAGGTGGACGTTGGCTGCTGGCGCTGGCTTTGCCAGAATCAGGAGAAAGAGTGATCGTCAATTTCGATGTTTCGGCCAAGACCGTGCGTGGTGCAATGATTGCGCCGTCCATCAAGCCGATTATTATCGACGGTTCTTCGATTCGAGCTTTGCAAGAACAGCAAAAAGCCACTGCCCAAGCTGGTTCGGAAGATACAACGGCGAACCAACCGCAGTCACAAATCTTTCCTCGATCAGAGCAGGAAAATGTGACTGAAAAAGCGGAAATTCAACAACAGAATCAGCAAAATAGTAGAGAAACGAAAGTCGGGAAAACTATTGATAGCGAAGAAGGCAGTTGGGCCGTGGTTGCAGGTGTAGTGGCAGGAATCAATGCGTTGTTATTGGGTTTAGGGTTCTCGGTCTACAAAATAGGCAAGAAAAAATCCGCGGAAAAACATCAGCAACTTTTGGATAGATTGGCATGA
- a CDS encoding phosphoglycerate kinase, whose translation MSIKRMVDLDLTGKRVLIRQDLNVPVKDGKVTSDLRIQASVPTIEKALESGAAVMLMSHLGRPEEGQYSEEASLKPVAERLSELLGKPVRLEKDWLDGIDIAPGEVVLCENVRFNVGEKKNNDELGQKMAALCDIFVMDAFGTAHRAQASTHSVAKYAPIACSGPLLSAELDALGQALEHPAKPLVAIVGGSKVSTKLTVLESLSTKVDQLIVGGGIANTFIAAAGYSVGKSLYEEELIDEAKKLMAQAKANGSDIPVPVDVVCAKEFSESAEATVKKVDEVADDDMILDIGPETAKQYAQVLQSAGTIVWNGPVGVFEIDQFGEGTKSLSMAIANSAAFSIAGGGDTLAAIDKYGISNRVSYTSTGGGAFLEFLEGKKLPAVAMLEERN comes from the coding sequence ATGTCGATTAAAAGAATGGTAGATCTGGATCTCACCGGTAAACGCGTCCTAATCCGTCAGGATTTGAATGTCCCCGTCAAAGACGGCAAGGTTACCAGTGACCTACGCATTCAAGCCAGTGTGCCAACCATCGAGAAAGCCCTGGAAAGCGGCGCCGCTGTCATGTTGATGTCTCATCTGGGCCGTCCCGAGGAAGGTCAATATTCCGAGGAAGCCAGTCTGAAACCCGTGGCGGAAAGATTGTCGGAACTGCTCGGCAAACCGGTTCGTCTGGAAAAAGACTGGCTGGATGGCATCGACATCGCGCCAGGTGAAGTCGTATTGTGCGAAAACGTCCGCTTCAATGTTGGCGAAAAGAAAAATAACGATGAACTGGGCCAAAAAATGGCCGCATTGTGCGATATTTTCGTCATGGATGCCTTCGGGACCGCGCACCGCGCCCAGGCCTCCACTCACAGTGTGGCGAAATACGCGCCGATCGCCTGTTCCGGCCCATTATTGAGCGCCGAACTGGATGCTTTGGGACAAGCCCTGGAACATCCGGCCAAGCCATTGGTTGCAATCGTTGGCGGCTCCAAAGTTTCCACCAAACTGACCGTATTGGAATCCCTGTCCACTAAGGTGGACCAACTGATCGTCGGCGGCGGCATCGCCAATACTTTCATCGCTGCGGCCGGTTATTCGGTCGGCAAATCGTTGTACGAGGAAGAACTGATCGACGAAGCCAAGAAACTGATGGCGCAAGCCAAAGCCAACGGTTCCGACATTCCGGTTCCGGTCGACGTGGTCTGCGCCAAGGAATTTTCCGAAAGCGCGGAAGCGACCGTGAAAAAAGTCGACGAGGTCGCCGACGACGACATGATCCTGGATATCGGCCCTGAAACCGCCAAGCAATACGCCCAAGTCCTGCAATCGGCCGGTACCATCGTCTGGAACGGTCCGGTCGGCGTATTCGAGATCGACCAATTCGGCGAAGGCACCAAATCCCTGTCGATGGCGATCGCCAACAGCGCGGCCTTCTCGATCGCCGGCGGCGGCGATACGCTGGCGGCCATCGACAAATACGGCATCAGCAACCGGGTGTCTTACACCTCCACCGGCGGCGGCGCGTTCCTGGAATTTCTGGAAGGTAAAAAGCTGCCGGCCGTCGCCATGTTGGAAGAGCGCAACTGA
- the rpoZ gene encoding DNA-directed RNA polymerase subunit omega: MARITVEDCLENVDNRFKLVLLASKRARQLEKGADEFIPRERDKNTVVALREIAAGHVSEDNIDKLYKLSDVSDTSLEL, from the coding sequence ATGGCTAGAATTACAGTCGAAGATTGCTTGGAAAATGTCGACAATCGTTTCAAACTGGTTTTATTGGCAAGCAAAAGGGCTCGTCAATTGGAAAAAGGGGCCGATGAATTCATCCCTCGTGAAAGAGATAAAAACACCGTGGTCGCCTTACGCGAAATCGCGGCCGGCCATGTCAGCGAAGATAACATTGACAAGCTATACAAATTGAGCGATGTTTCCGATACCAGTCTAGAACTATAA
- a CDS encoding RelA/SpoT family protein, with amino-acid sequence MPGIVVEPDQQKTETPEDKLLRRLCSVLSDYLDQEHIDEIVRAYQFGAKAHAGQFRKSGEAFICHPVSVAISLAEMRLDTRGIMAAILHDVIEDTPVSKQELGEQFSEEIAELVDGVTKLTKLDNKSRAEAQAENVRKMFLAMAKDLRVILVKLADRLHNMQTLGAMPPAAKRRIAKETLEIYAPIANRLGMNKVRHQLESLGFKALYPRRYKIISHAVKKARGNRKEIIDTIQGAIQTRLNQTDMNCTVAGREKNVASIYQKMLNKKISFSDVFDVYAFRIYCETVDDCYRALGCVHNLYNPIPGRFKDYIALPKANGYQSLHTVLLGPYGVPIEIQIRTHEMHRMSETGIAAHWLYKSDNIDNETAQARANEWLRDLLEIQKSAGDSLEFIENLKVDLFPQEVFVFTPQGGIIKLPRGATVVDFAYAVHTDIGNSCISARIDKKLVPLQTRLENGMTVEVITASWARPNPLWLNYVATAKARSSIRTYLKNFKQQEAINLGRRLLDNELHSMNLQLDDIDSFRINEVLEAFQMHSLDQLLEDIGLGNKMPLLVAKRISQADVHAAVKLDDQESSNKAPLIIKGSEGMVVTLAKCCRPIPGDPIIGFFNPGKGIVVHHHECRNSNEVRKKHTSWLDVEWSSEAAGEFPAEIRIELLNQRGTLATIASTISGMESNIENVKVVDQDERVSVDLITLTVRDRVHLANIIRKLKKLSIVLKLTRVKG; translated from the coding sequence ATGCCAGGAATAGTCGTCGAACCGGATCAACAAAAAACCGAGACGCCCGAAGATAAACTGCTTAGGCGTTTATGTTCGGTTCTGAGCGACTATCTGGATCAGGAACACATCGACGAAATCGTCCGCGCCTATCAGTTCGGCGCTAAGGCCCATGCCGGCCAATTTCGTAAAAGCGGCGAGGCTTTCATTTGCCACCCCGTATCCGTCGCTATCAGCCTGGCGGAAATGCGCCTGGATACTCGCGGAATCATGGCCGCCATTCTGCATGACGTGATCGAAGATACGCCCGTCAGCAAACAAGAGCTAGGCGAGCAATTCAGCGAGGAAATCGCCGAACTGGTCGACGGCGTCACCAAACTTACCAAACTGGATAACAAATCCCGCGCCGAGGCTCAGGCGGAAAACGTGCGTAAAATGTTCCTGGCCATGGCCAAGGACCTGCGCGTCATCCTGGTCAAACTGGCCGACCGCCTGCATAACATGCAAACCTTGGGCGCCATGCCACCAGCCGCGAAACGCCGTATCGCCAAGGAAACCTTGGAAATCTACGCCCCCATCGCCAACCGCCTGGGCATGAACAAGGTTCGTCATCAATTGGAATCACTCGGCTTCAAGGCCCTTTATCCGAGGCGCTATAAAATTATCAGTCACGCGGTCAAAAAAGCGCGCGGCAACCGCAAGGAAATCATCGATACGATTCAAGGGGCAATCCAGACCCGGCTTAACCAGACCGACATGAACTGTACCGTGGCGGGCCGGGAAAAGAACGTCGCCAGCATTTATCAGAAAATGCTGAACAAAAAAATCTCCTTTTCCGATGTGTTCGACGTTTACGCTTTTCGCATTTATTGCGAGACGGTCGACGACTGCTATCGCGCCCTCGGCTGCGTACACAATCTCTACAATCCGATTCCAGGCCGTTTCAAGGATTATATCGCCCTGCCCAAGGCCAACGGCTATCAATCCCTGCATACCGTCCTGCTTGGCCCCTACGGCGTGCCGATCGAAATTCAGATCAGGACCCACGAAATGCATCGCATGTCGGAAACCGGCATCGCCGCGCATTGGCTGTATAAGTCCGATAACATCGATAACGAAACGGCGCAGGCCCGCGCCAACGAATGGCTGCGCGACCTGTTGGAAATCCAGAAATCGGCCGGCGATTCATTGGAGTTTATCGAAAACCTCAAAGTCGACCTGTTCCCGCAAGAAGTCTTCGTCTTCACACCCCAGGGCGGCATCATCAAATTGCCGCGCGGTGCCACGGTGGTCGATTTCGCTTACGCGGTCCATACCGACATCGGCAATTCCTGCATCTCGGCGCGTATCGACAAAAAACTGGTGCCGCTGCAAACCCGGCTGGAGAACGGCATGACGGTCGAGGTCATCACCGCCTCGTGGGCCCGCCCCAATCCGCTTTGGCTCAATTATGTCGCCACCGCCAAGGCCCGCAGCAGCATCCGCACGTATCTGAAGAATTTCAAACAGCAAGAAGCGATCAATCTGGGCCGGCGCCTGCTGGATAATGAGTTGCATAGCATGAACCTGCAGTTGGACGATATCGATAGCTTCCGTATTAACGAAGTGCTGGAGGCTTTCCAGATGCATTCCCTGGATCAATTGCTGGAAGACATCGGCCTCGGCAACAAAATGCCTTTACTGGTCGCGAAACGCATCAGCCAAGCCGATGTTCATGCAGCCGTCAAACTGGACGACCAGGAAAGCAGCAACAAGGCCCCACTGATCATCAAGGGCAGCGAAGGCATGGTCGTGACGCTGGCCAAATGCTGTCGACCCATTCCGGGCGATCCGATCATCGGTTTTTTCAATCCCGGCAAGGGTATTGTCGTGCATCATCACGAGTGTCGCAACAGCAACGAAGTGCGAAAAAAACATACCAGTTGGCTGGACGTCGAATGGAGCAGCGAAGCCGCCGGGGAATTTCCCGCCGAAATCCGTATCGAACTCCTTAACCAACGGGGGACGTTAGCAACGATCGCCTCGACTATTTCCGGCATGGAATCCAACATCGAAAACGTCAAGGTGGTGGATCAGGACGAACGTGTCTCGGTGGACTTGATCACGTTGACGGTCAGGGACCGGGTACACCTGGCCAATATCATCCGCAAACTGAAAAAATTGAGCATTGTGTTAAAACTTACCCGCGTCAAAGGCTAA
- a CDS encoding RidA family protein, translated as MSREIIQTDKAPQAIGTYSQAVKVNNTVYLSGQIPLHPETMEVVDGDIGVQIRRVFDNLKAVAEAAGGDFYDIVKLNVFLTDLANFPIVNQIMSEYFGQPYPARAAIGVKSLPKGVGVEMDAIMELRDDYNI; from the coding sequence ATGAGCAGAGAAATCATCCAGACCGATAAAGCGCCTCAAGCGATCGGCACCTATTCCCAAGCAGTCAAGGTGAATAACACCGTCTACTTGTCCGGCCAGATTCCTTTACACCCGGAAACCATGGAAGTGGTAGACGGCGATATCGGCGTGCAGATTAGGCGCGTCTTCGACAACCTGAAGGCCGTTGCCGAAGCGGCTGGCGGCGATTTTTACGACATCGTCAAATTGAACGTCTTTTTGACCGATTTAGCAAACTTCCCCATCGTCAATCAAATCATGAGCGAATATTTCGGCCAACCCTATCCCGCCCGCGCCGCGATCGGCGTAAAATCGTTACCCAAGGGCGTCGGTGTGGAAATGGACGCCATCATGGAATTAAGAGACGACTACAACATATAA
- the recG gene encoding ATP-dependent DNA helicase RecG → MSYYGRRVSRPTSSPGKTAAMEIQRQPVDNLSGIGPQTALKLQKLGVHCVQDLLFLLPHRYEDRTRVHPIGSLTAGMSALIVGTVELSDVLPKGRRSLICRIGDQTGFINLRFFHFSANQQAQLKPGTQVCCFGEIRHGYAGLEIIHPEYKIIHSRENVTEDSLTPIYPLTEGLRQNTLRKAVKQALHLCLPHLTDWLPAPILQRHKFPALAQALRTLHCPQPNLSSHDIQQSSSLKRLAFEEFLAHHLRMLQNKLRQKQWRAPVLQADEGYKKRFLASLPFRLTKAQRRVIGEIETDCANNHPMLRLVQGDVGSGKTVVAAYNALLALASDFQVAVMAPTELLAEQHLRNFSQWFAGFDCAPVFLTGQLKGKARQQTLESIADGSAKLVIGTHALFQESVHFAKLGLVVIDEQHRFGVHQRLALREKSQPTGLRPHQLIMTATPIPRTLAMLQYSDLDLSIIDELPPGRKPITTSVIPSERRDEVIARIRHWIEKKHQAYWVCTLIEESEALQCEAAEKTADYLRDALPDVRIALVHGRMKAADKDGVMQAFKRHESDLLVATTVIEVGVDVPNAGLMIIENPERLGLSQLHQLRGRIGRGDVESYCLLLYQSPLSESGRERLKVFRDNHDGFVIAEMDLKMRGMGEIMGTRQTGQVQFKIADLNRDKEQLERVQQAAELICKDHPEAIQPLIDRWLGDAGRYAEV, encoded by the coding sequence ATAAGTTATTACGGCCGGCGGGTTAGCCGGCCCACTTCAAGCCCGGGAAAGACCGCAGCCATGGAGATCCAACGACAACCGGTCGACAATCTATCCGGGATTGGCCCGCAAACCGCCCTAAAACTGCAAAAACTCGGTGTTCACTGCGTCCAAGACCTGCTCTTTCTGCTGCCGCACCGTTACGAAGACCGCACCCGCGTTCATCCGATCGGTTCATTGACCGCAGGCATGTCGGCCTTGATCGTCGGCACCGTCGAACTAAGCGATGTGCTGCCCAAGGGCCGGCGCAGTCTGATCTGCCGAATCGGCGACCAGACCGGATTCATCAACCTGCGTTTTTTTCATTTCTCCGCCAATCAGCAAGCCCAATTAAAACCGGGAACTCAAGTCTGTTGTTTCGGCGAAATCCGCCATGGTTACGCCGGTTTGGAAATCATCCATCCGGAATACAAAATCATTCATTCCCGGGAAAACGTCACCGAGGACAGCCTGACGCCGATCTATCCGTTGACCGAGGGCCTCCGGCAAAACACCTTGCGCAAGGCGGTCAAGCAGGCGTTACACCTGTGCTTGCCTCATCTGACCGACTGGTTGCCTGCACCTATTCTGCAACGACACAAATTCCCCGCGCTAGCACAAGCCCTGCGAACCCTGCACTGTCCGCAGCCCAACCTGTCCAGCCACGATATCCAGCAAAGCAGCTCCTTGAAACGGCTGGCATTCGAGGAATTTCTCGCTCATCACCTGCGCATGCTGCAGAACAAGTTGCGACAAAAACAATGGCGGGCGCCGGTGTTGCAGGCCGATGAAGGCTACAAGAAGCGCTTCCTCGCCAGCCTTCCTTTTCGGCTGACCAAGGCCCAACGACGTGTCATCGGCGAGATCGAGACAGACTGCGCGAATAACCATCCCATGCTCAGGCTGGTACAGGGCGATGTCGGTTCCGGCAAGACCGTGGTCGCGGCTTACAACGCCTTGCTGGCGTTGGCCAGCGACTTCCAGGTCGCCGTCATGGCGCCGACCGAACTGCTGGCCGAACAGCATCTGCGCAATTTCAGCCAGTGGTTTGCCGGCTTCGATTGCGCACCGGTTTTTCTGACCGGCCAACTGAAGGGCAAGGCCCGGCAACAAACCTTGGAGTCGATCGCCGACGGCAGCGCCAAACTGGTTATCGGCACCCATGCCCTGTTCCAGGAAAGCGTGCATTTCGCCAAACTGGGCCTAGTCGTCATCGACGAACAACACCGTTTCGGCGTTCATCAGCGCCTGGCGCTGCGGGAAAAAAGCCAGCCTACCGGGCTGCGGCCGCATCAACTGATCATGACCGCCACGCCGATTCCGCGTACGCTGGCGATGCTGCAATATTCCGATTTGGACCTGTCGATCATCGACGAACTGCCTCCCGGAAGAAAACCAATCACGACCAGCGTGATTCCGTCCGAACGCCGCGACGAGGTCATCGCCAGGATCCGCCACTGGATCGAGAAAAAACACCAAGCCTACTGGGTCTGCACGTTGATCGAGGAATCGGAGGCGCTGCAATGCGAGGCGGCAGAAAAAACTGCCGACTATCTGCGCGACGCCCTGCCCGACGTGCGCATCGCGTTGGTCCACGGCCGCATGAAAGCGGCCGACAAAGACGGCGTGATGCAGGCCTTCAAACGGCATGAGTCCGATCTATTAGTCGCGACCACGGTCATCGAGGTCGGCGTCGACGTGCCCAATGCCGGCCTGATGATCATCGAGAATCCGGAACGCCTGGGGCTATCGCAACTGCATCAGTTGCGCGGTAGGATCGGTCGCGGCGACGTGGAAAGCTATTGCCTGCTGTTGTACCAGTCGCCGTTATCGGAAAGCGGCCGGGAAAGGCTGAAAGTGTTCCGCGACAATCACGACGGCTTCGTCATCGCCGAAATGGATTTAAAAATGCGCGGCATGGGCGAGATCATGGGCACCCGGCAAACCGGCCAAGTGCAATTCAAAATCGCCGACCTGAATCGAGATAAAGAGCAACTGGAACGGGTTCAACAAGCCGCGGAATTGATCTGTAAAGATCATCCCGAAGCCATTCAACCCCTCATCGATCGCTGGCTGGGCGATGCCGGGCGCTACGCCGAGGTCTGA
- a CDS encoding gamma-glutamylcyclotransferase family protein, which yields MSNTYKIFAYGSLISQSSLKKTVPEARNIFPAATHGLKRVFNLASTYRFDEQQQAPVCVLSAEADAADSVMNGICFEMDEISLDNLLRRESGYDFVRIQAHHYHDRKDILEAYYFRAKPAKPYRYLANSDAQRHYLRLCLSGSAEFGTSFVEDFKRSTSFWGIDCEQTLSAIWQGDY from the coding sequence ATGTCTAATACCTACAAAATCTTCGCCTATGGCAGCCTCATCAGCCAATCGTCGTTGAAAAAGACCGTGCCCGAAGCGCGCAATATTTTTCCGGCCGCGACCCACGGCCTGAAACGGGTGTTCAATTTAGCCTCGACCTACCGTTTCGACGAACAGCAGCAGGCGCCGGTTTGCGTGTTGAGCGCGGAAGCCGATGCGGCCGACAGCGTCATGAACGGAATCTGTTTCGAAATGGACGAAATTTCCTTGGACAATTTATTACGAAGGGAAAGCGGTTATGATTTCGTACGGATTCAAGCGCATCATTATCATGACCGCAAAGATATCCTCGAAGCTTATTATTTTCGCGCAAAACCGGCCAAACCATACCGCTATCTCGCCAACTCCGACGCGCAGAGGCATTATCTGCGATTATGCCTGTCCGGCAGCGCCGAATTCGGAACCTCGTTCGTGGAAGACTTCAAACGTTCCACATCGTTTTGGGGCATCGATTGCGAACAAACACTCAGTGCGATCTGGCAAGGGGATTACTGA